The following proteins are co-located in the Malus sylvestris chromosome 13, drMalSylv7.2, whole genome shotgun sequence genome:
- the LOC126595970 gene encoding uncharacterized protein LOC126595970 isoform X1: MSTETGVVPVPADDQVCSSLSSTDVKHTGFSSQPIVEKVHEETDAVNGSDSPPPPKPDEKKDEKEELVAESSVGSEVSATKVEETPVDNDNQTETPVVVEAEKIDDDVPVEAASKEIESSDKEPEQSSTKDSASEAVEAVESVPVEKPAVESVEDKPVEKKEEKAEAIEADEKPTSGTAEAVEKEADEKPSSEKTEEVEKEVDEKKAVENVAIEEVDKEAEKDQPIEAVEKEAEKDQAIEAVEKEAEKTEVIEEADEKKPVENVAATEEVEKEADEKKPVEIVATEEVEKEAEKNQTIETVEKEPEKKEAIEVDDEKKPDIEVVEKQIDDGKPNVEAFEANSSTEEAADQPAEEPVKTSLVKGSESVNEVVEGKQHEQLKDLLEMERNVEKELKPEENAATDSSVPTVEEAQTIEKEAEKDAAVTNVEKPVAEKTEKEAGQNAAEKDEEKKIAKTEQEAEGNIEKTGENVTQVADRDLVTAKEVVLEKEEEYKDIKEHEVVVEPSAAIVEPESKLEKTEEAKNEPAAESLEASKEEARQEVAVKAQKQSGGIISKVKQSIVKVKKAIIGKSPSSKVLSPAPQAKADEQVSAQ, encoded by the exons ATGTCTACTGAGACTGGTGTTGTACCTGTGCCTGCTGATGATCAG GTCTGTAGCTCTCTATCTTCAACCGATGTAAAACACACCGGTTTTTCTTCACAG CCAAttgtggaaaaagttcatgaagAAACAGATGCAGTTAATGGGAGTGATAGTCCTCCTCCACCCAAACCTGATGAGAAGAAGGATGAAAAGGAAGAGCTTGTAGCAGAGAGCTCTGTTGGTTCAGAGGTTTCTGCAACCAAGGTTGAAGAAACACCAGTGGACAACGATAACCAGACAGAGACTCCTGTCGTTGTTGAGGCTGAGAAGATTGATGATGATGTTCCGGTCGAAGCTGCCTCGAAAGAGATTGAAAGTTCTGATAAGGAGCCAGAGCAATCATCCACAAAAGACTCAGCCAGTGAAGCTGTTGAAGCAGTTGAAAGTGTACCAGTGGAGAAACCAGCAGTTGAGTCAGTTGAAGATAAACCAGTggagaaaaaagaagagaaggcaGAAGCTATTGAAGCAGATGAGAAGCCAACTAGTGGAACAGCTGAAGCAGTTGAGAAAGAAGCAGATGAGAAGCCATCTAGCGAAAAAACTGAAGAAGTTGAGAAAGAGGTAGATGAGAAAAAGGCAGTGGAGAATGTAGCAATTGAAGAAGTTGACAAAGAAGCAGAGAAGGATCAACCTATTGAAGCAGTTGAGAAGGAAGCAGAGAAGGATCAAGCTATTGAAGCAGTTGAGAAAGAAGCCGAAAAGACGGAAGTAATTGAAGAAGCAGATGAGAAAAAACCAGTGGAGAATGTAGCAGCAACTGAAGAAGTTGAGAAAGAAGCAGATGAGAAAAAACCGGTGGAGATTGTAGCAACTGAAGAAGTTGAGAAAGAAGCAGAGAAGAATCAAACTATTGAAACAGTTGAGAAAGAACCCGAAAAGAAGGAAGCAATCGAAGTAGATGATGAGAAGAAACCAGATATTGAAGTAGTTGAGAAACAGATAGATGATGGGAAGCCAAATGTTGAAGCTTTCGAGGCTAACTCATCAACTGAAGAAGCAGCTGATCAGCCAGCGGAGGAGCCTGTCAAAACTTCTCTTGTCAAAGGTTCAGAATCTGTAAATGAAGTAGTGGAGGGCAAGCAACATGAACAGTTGAAAGATTTATTAGAGATGGAAAGAAATGTTGAGAAGGAACTCAAGCCTGAAGAAAATGCTGCCACTGATAGCTCTGTGCCAACCGTTGAGGAAGCACAGACAATTGAGAAAGAAGCCGAGAAAGACGCTGCAGTTACTAATGTAGAAAAGCCGGTTGCTGAGAAGACCGAAAAAGAAGCAGGACAAAATGCTGCAGAGAAGGATGAGGAGAAGAAGATTGCAAAAACAGAACAAGAAGCTGAAGGGAATATTGAGAAGACTGGTGAAAATGTTACACAAGTTGCTGATAGAGATTTAGTCACGGCGAAAGAGGTAGTATTGGAGAAAGAGGAAGAGTACAAGGACATTAAAGAGCATGAAGTTGTAGTTGAGCCTTCTGCTGCCATTGTTGAACCGGAAAGCAAATTGGAGAAAACCGAAGAAGCGAAAAATGAGCCCGCTGCCGAGAGTCTTGAGGCCTCCAAAGAGGAGGCCAGGCAAGAGGTTGCAGTAAAAGCACAAAAGCAGTCAGGTGGGATCATTTCCAAGGTGAAGCAGTCCATTGTGAAGGTGAAAAAAGCGATTATTGGGAAATCTCCAAGCTCAAAAGTGCTTTCACCAGCACCACAAGCCAAAGCAGATGAACAAGTCAGTGCCCAGTAG
- the LOC126595977 gene encoding auxin-responsive protein IAA31-like, with amino-acid sequence MGRAAAAHSSSSSIDSSNYPDHHRPSTTASSSSSSLSRKINGNSRADLSTDLRLGLSISPSHHSDLPSTSTPREQALINWPPIKSILRSTLAGRAADNRRHPSLFVKVYLEGIPIGRKLNLFDHDGYSALISTLCLMFKTTILCPEENHVHSDKYHVLTYQDQEWDWMLVGDVPWEIFLTTVKRLKITRADRC; translated from the exons ATGGGAAGAGCTGCTGCAGCtcattcatcatcttcttcaataGATAGCAGCAACTATCCTGATCATCATCGTCCTAGCACTACTgcctcttcatcttcttcctctctttctcgGAAAATCAATGGAAATTCCAGAGCAGATTTGAGCACTGATCTGAGACTTGGCCTGAGCATCTCTCCCTCTCATCACAGTGACTTGCCTTCCACTTCAACCCCAAG GGAGCAAGCATTGATAAACTGGCCACCAATCAAATCTATCTTGAGGAGCACACTTGCAGGGAGAGCAGCAGACAACAGGCGCCATCCCTCCCTATTTGTGAAAGTCTATTTGGAGGGCATTCCAATTGGTAGAAAATTGAATTTGTTTGACCATGATGGTTATTCTGCTTTGATTTCAACGCTTTGCCTCATGTTCAAGACCACCATTCTAT GTCCTGAGGAAAATCATGTTCATTCAGACAAATATCATGTACTGACTTATCAAGATCAAGAATGGGACTGGATGCTGGTTGGAGATGTGCCTTGGGA GATATTCTTGACCACCGTGAAAAGATTGAAGATCACTAGAGCAGACAGATGTTGA
- the LOC126595976 gene encoding transcription factor HY5-like isoform X2 codes for MSVPIRAGDGEAKNPMLSISSSSSSLEQLQQVQQPSGSSSSRPPHPSLLLHSNTKNSNKLEESDEDMFTVPDVEALPPPNNSINNAASTIAKATSNNNNPDAQSGFPAKRRRGRNPVDKEYRRLKRLLRNRVSAQQARERKKVYVNDLESRAKELDDRNSKLEEKISTLVNENAMLRKVLMNTRPKVDESIEQKQGSVK; via the exons ATGTCAGTCCCAATCAGAGCAGGAGATGGTGAAGCCAAAAACCCCATGTTAtccatctcctcctcctcctccagtTTGGAGCAACTACAGCAAGTACAGCAGCCATCTGGTTCTTCTTCCTCGAGGCCTCCTCatccttctcttcttcttcatagTAACACCAAGAACAGTAACAAACTAG AAGAGAGCGATGAAGATATGTTCACGGTTCCGGACGTGGAGGCGTTGCCCCCTCCTAATAATAGTATTAATAATGCGGCCTCTACAATCGCCAAAGCCACCAGTAACAACAACAACCCAGATGCCCAGTCTGGCTTTCCGGCCAAGCGCCGCCGAGGCCGAAATCCGGTCGATAAGGAGTACAGGCGACTGAAGAG ATTGCTAAGGAACAGGGTGTCTGCTCAACAAGCCCGGGAGAGGAAAAAGGTTTACGTCAACGATCTGGAATCAAGAGCCAAAGAATTGGATGATAGGAATTCAAAGTTGGAAGAAAAGATCTCTACGCTTGTCAATGAAAACGCCATGCTTCGAAAG GTTCTTATGAACACAAGGCCAAAAGTGGACGAAAGTATTGAGCAAAAGCAAGGATCAGTTAAGTAA
- the LOC126595970 gene encoding uncharacterized protein LOC126595970 isoform X2: protein MSTETGVVPVPADDQPIVEKVHEETDAVNGSDSPPPPKPDEKKDEKEELVAESSVGSEVSATKVEETPVDNDNQTETPVVVEAEKIDDDVPVEAASKEIESSDKEPEQSSTKDSASEAVEAVESVPVEKPAVESVEDKPVEKKEEKAEAIEADEKPTSGTAEAVEKEADEKPSSEKTEEVEKEVDEKKAVENVAIEEVDKEAEKDQPIEAVEKEAEKDQAIEAVEKEAEKTEVIEEADEKKPVENVAATEEVEKEADEKKPVEIVATEEVEKEAEKNQTIETVEKEPEKKEAIEVDDEKKPDIEVVEKQIDDGKPNVEAFEANSSTEEAADQPAEEPVKTSLVKGSESVNEVVEGKQHEQLKDLLEMERNVEKELKPEENAATDSSVPTVEEAQTIEKEAEKDAAVTNVEKPVAEKTEKEAGQNAAEKDEEKKIAKTEQEAEGNIEKTGENVTQVADRDLVTAKEVVLEKEEEYKDIKEHEVVVEPSAAIVEPESKLEKTEEAKNEPAAESLEASKEEARQEVAVKAQKQSGGIISKVKQSIVKVKKAIIGKSPSSKVLSPAPQAKADEQVSAQ, encoded by the exons ATGTCTACTGAGACTGGTGTTGTACCTGTGCCTGCTGATGATCAG CCAAttgtggaaaaagttcatgaagAAACAGATGCAGTTAATGGGAGTGATAGTCCTCCTCCACCCAAACCTGATGAGAAGAAGGATGAAAAGGAAGAGCTTGTAGCAGAGAGCTCTGTTGGTTCAGAGGTTTCTGCAACCAAGGTTGAAGAAACACCAGTGGACAACGATAACCAGACAGAGACTCCTGTCGTTGTTGAGGCTGAGAAGATTGATGATGATGTTCCGGTCGAAGCTGCCTCGAAAGAGATTGAAAGTTCTGATAAGGAGCCAGAGCAATCATCCACAAAAGACTCAGCCAGTGAAGCTGTTGAAGCAGTTGAAAGTGTACCAGTGGAGAAACCAGCAGTTGAGTCAGTTGAAGATAAACCAGTggagaaaaaagaagagaaggcaGAAGCTATTGAAGCAGATGAGAAGCCAACTAGTGGAACAGCTGAAGCAGTTGAGAAAGAAGCAGATGAGAAGCCATCTAGCGAAAAAACTGAAGAAGTTGAGAAAGAGGTAGATGAGAAAAAGGCAGTGGAGAATGTAGCAATTGAAGAAGTTGACAAAGAAGCAGAGAAGGATCAACCTATTGAAGCAGTTGAGAAGGAAGCAGAGAAGGATCAAGCTATTGAAGCAGTTGAGAAAGAAGCCGAAAAGACGGAAGTAATTGAAGAAGCAGATGAGAAAAAACCAGTGGAGAATGTAGCAGCAACTGAAGAAGTTGAGAAAGAAGCAGATGAGAAAAAACCGGTGGAGATTGTAGCAACTGAAGAAGTTGAGAAAGAAGCAGAGAAGAATCAAACTATTGAAACAGTTGAGAAAGAACCCGAAAAGAAGGAAGCAATCGAAGTAGATGATGAGAAGAAACCAGATATTGAAGTAGTTGAGAAACAGATAGATGATGGGAAGCCAAATGTTGAAGCTTTCGAGGCTAACTCATCAACTGAAGAAGCAGCTGATCAGCCAGCGGAGGAGCCTGTCAAAACTTCTCTTGTCAAAGGTTCAGAATCTGTAAATGAAGTAGTGGAGGGCAAGCAACATGAACAGTTGAAAGATTTATTAGAGATGGAAAGAAATGTTGAGAAGGAACTCAAGCCTGAAGAAAATGCTGCCACTGATAGCTCTGTGCCAACCGTTGAGGAAGCACAGACAATTGAGAAAGAAGCCGAGAAAGACGCTGCAGTTACTAATGTAGAAAAGCCGGTTGCTGAGAAGACCGAAAAAGAAGCAGGACAAAATGCTGCAGAGAAGGATGAGGAGAAGAAGATTGCAAAAACAGAACAAGAAGCTGAAGGGAATATTGAGAAGACTGGTGAAAATGTTACACAAGTTGCTGATAGAGATTTAGTCACGGCGAAAGAGGTAGTATTGGAGAAAGAGGAAGAGTACAAGGACATTAAAGAGCATGAAGTTGTAGTTGAGCCTTCTGCTGCCATTGTTGAACCGGAAAGCAAATTGGAGAAAACCGAAGAAGCGAAAAATGAGCCCGCTGCCGAGAGTCTTGAGGCCTCCAAAGAGGAGGCCAGGCAAGAGGTTGCAGTAAAAGCACAAAAGCAGTCAGGTGGGATCATTTCCAAGGTGAAGCAGTCCATTGTGAAGGTGAAAAAAGCGATTATTGGGAAATCTCCAAGCTCAAAAGTGCTTTCACCAGCACCACAAGCCAAAGCAGATGAACAAGTCAGTGCCCAGTAG
- the LOC126595976 gene encoding transcription factor HY5-like isoform X1: MSVPIRAGDGEAKNPMLSISSSSSSLEQLQQVQQPSGSSSSRPPHPSLLLHSNTKNSNKLDVPWFWSLDDDDDDGDNVPEESDEDMFTVPDVEALPPPNNSINNAASTIAKATSNNNNPDAQSGFPAKRRRGRNPVDKEYRRLKRLLRNRVSAQQARERKKVYVNDLESRAKELDDRNSKLEEKISTLVNENAMLRKVLMNTRPKVDESIEQKQGSVK; encoded by the exons ATGTCAGTCCCAATCAGAGCAGGAGATGGTGAAGCCAAAAACCCCATGTTAtccatctcctcctcctcctccagtTTGGAGCAACTACAGCAAGTACAGCAGCCATCTGGTTCTTCTTCCTCGAGGCCTCCTCatccttctcttcttcttcatagTAACACCAAGAACAGTAACAAACTAG ACGTTCCTTGGTTTTGGTCAttggatgatgatgatgatgatggtgataATGTTCCAGAAGAGAGCGATGAAGATATGTTCACGGTTCCGGACGTGGAGGCGTTGCCCCCTCCTAATAATAGTATTAATAATGCGGCCTCTACAATCGCCAAAGCCACCAGTAACAACAACAACCCAGATGCCCAGTCTGGCTTTCCGGCCAAGCGCCGCCGAGGCCGAAATCCGGTCGATAAGGAGTACAGGCGACTGAAGAG ATTGCTAAGGAACAGGGTGTCTGCTCAACAAGCCCGGGAGAGGAAAAAGGTTTACGTCAACGATCTGGAATCAAGAGCCAAAGAATTGGATGATAGGAATTCAAAGTTGGAAGAAAAGATCTCTACGCTTGTCAATGAAAACGCCATGCTTCGAAAG GTTCTTATGAACACAAGGCCAAAAGTGGACGAAAGTATTGAGCAAAAGCAAGGATCAGTTAAGTAA